In Paenibacillus durus, the DNA window ATCGCGAGCATTGCAGCGGAGACGAATCTGCTGGCGCTGAACGCGGCTATCGAGGCGGCCCGGGCTGGAGAAGAAGGCCGCGGCTTCGCCGTCGTCGCCAATTCCGTCCGCAAGCTGGCCGAGCGGTCGGGCGATTCCGCCAGACAAATCGGCGAACTGCTGAGCCTGATTGTCGCTCAAATGGATCTGGCCGGAGAGACAATGGACCGTTCGACTGTGGAAATGCACCAGGGGACATTGATGGTGACCAATGCCGGACAGGCCTTCTCGGAGATTGAAGGCTCCGTATCCGGCATGGCGGCGCAAAGCCAGGAAGTCTCCGAAACGATGCGGCAGCTAGCCGAAATCGCGGACGGAATGGTTGAAGCGATCCAGAGCACCGTCAGCGTATCCAACCAGACCGCAGCCAACGCGGAAAGCTTGTCGGCCGCTTCGCAGCAGCAGCTCGCCGCAATGCAGGAAGTCGAAGCTTCCTCCGCTTTCCTCTCTTCCTTGGCGGACAAGCTGCAGCGGCTTGTAGAGCAATTCAAAGTGGCATAGAGACAGACATATTGATACTAGGTACATAAATACAGCAGCCAGGCAGGCCGGAACAATCCGGCCTGCCTGGCTTTTTTCATTAGCAAAATAATCTTACGCCGCTGTAGAACGGGGTTCGCTCCGCCTTTCCGGCGCGCCTGAAACAAGCAGAATTCCGGCAAATACCAGCGCCGTTCCCGCCAGGTGGCGAAGGGAAATCGGTTCGCCGAGGATTGTATAGGACAGCCAAAGCGCGCTTACGGGAATGCAGCCCGTGAATACGGCAGCCGTACCCGTCGGCACCTTGGCCACTCCCCGGAACCACAGCACATAGGCGAGGGCGGTAACAAAGATGCCGTAGTACAGAATAATTCCCGCGTCCACCGCTCCTATTTTCGGAAATCCGGATTGAAGCAGCTCTATGACGGAGCAAGCCAGAAACATCAAGAAGGCGAAGAATGTTACATAGGCCACCCCAAGCAGAGATGATATCCGGGGAGAGAGCATTTTCCGAAGTACGGTTAGCGCCGCTTCTCCGGCAACGGCTGCCGACAGCAGCAGCATACCGGTTACCGAAGCCGGCCCGTCTGCGGCACCGGACATGAGCAGGGGAGGGACCTGGATGACCGCTATGCCCGCCAGTGAGCAGAGGATTCCGCCCCCTCTCCGCGCGGTCATTTTTTCCCCCAACAAAATGTAAGAGAGAAGCACCACCGCAACTGGAGTAAGGCTTGTCATCATCCCGCCCTCGGCGGCGGAAGCGAACCGGAGTCCATACAGCATGAATACCCGAAAGAGGAACATGCCAAAGAAAGCCTGCGCCAATAGCAGCAGCATGTCCCGGATGCCTACTTTCCAGGTACCTTTATGGGTCCGCAGCGCGAGCGGAATCAGAAGGAGCAGAGCGACGGCAAGGCAGGCCGTTTGCGATACAAACAGCGGAAGCCGCAGAGCTGACGCTTTGCCGGCAACGACGGAGCTGCCGGCAATCATCGCGGCGGCGCAAAGTTCCGCATAAGCGGCTAACGGGATTTTTCTGATTATTTTCAAGTCATCACCGCTTTCGTCTTGGTTGTTATATACTGTAATCGTCAAAAGCGGTTTTTCGTAGTGCCATTTTCGCCAAGCTTTTATAGTACCATTTTGGAAAGGAGCCTATATGTGGATCACTGTTGACAAACATTCGAGCATTCCGATGTTCCGTCAGGTTTATCTTTCCTTGCGCAGCCGGATTCTCTCCGGGGAACTGACCGCCGGACTCAAGCTCCCTTCGACCCGTGAGCTGGCCTCCCAGCTCGTTGTATCGCGGAACATCATTCTGGAAGCGTATGAGCTGCTGCTGGCGGAAGGTTTTATCGTCTCACGTTCCGGGTCGGGTACGTACGTTGCGGAAGGTGCGGTCATGCCGCAGGCGCTTTCTCCCCCCATGTCTTCACCTGAAGCCAGCGGGAGCCCGTTCCCTGCCGGTTCGCAAACCAAGGCAGCGGGAACGGGCAGCGAGATCATTTCCTTTAAGACGGGCATGCCTGATCTAGACCTGTTCCCCCGAAAAGCCTGGGGGGATTTACTGCGGAATGCCTCCCGGGATGCGGCAAACTCTTCCCTGGGCTATGGGGACCCCGCCGGCGAACCGCGTCTTAGGTCCGTCTTGTCCGGCTATCTCGCGCACACGCGGGGCGTAACCGCCAGACCCGAGCAGCTGGTGATTACAAGTGGAGCCGTTCAAGCGATACAGCTCGCCGCCAGACTGCTTCTCACTTCCGGGGATGAGGCTCTGGTAGAAGATCCTACAAATGCCGAGCTGAAAACCATTTTGTCGTCCACGGGCGCTACGGTGCGCACTCTTCCGGTCGATGATTCCGGCCTTGTCACCAGCAGTCTGCCGAAGCAGCGCCCGCCCAAGCTGATTTATGTTACGCCGTCCCATCAATTTCCGCTGGGAGGCATCCTGCCTATACAGCGGCGAATTGAGCTTATACGCTATGCCCGGGAAACCGGCAGCTGGATCATAGAAGACGACTACGACAGCGAGTTCAGATACGACGGCGCTCCCGTTCACTCGCTGCAAAGCCTTGCCCCGGAGAAGGTGTTCTATATCGGAACCTTCAGCAAAGTGATGTTTCCCGCTCTGCGGATCGGCTACGTTGTTCTTCCCTTGCCCTTCATTGAAGATTTCGTCCGTCTGAAACGGTTGTCCGATTACCAGACACCGGGGCTTACGCAGCTTTCGCTGGCGCAATTTATTGAGCAAAAAGGATTGTATTCCCATATTTACAAAATGAAAAAAGTGTACCGGCGGCGGCGCGATATGTTGCTGGAAAGCCTGGAACGCCATTTCGGCGGGAGATTCCGCATATGCGGCCGCGCGGCCGGACTTCATCTGACGGCGGAATTTTCCTTTCCGCTGCCGGAAAATTTGCCGGAGTTTTTTGAACAGGAGGGGGTTTATGCAGCTATCCTTAGAGGAAACCGGCTTGTTCTGGGCTATGGACACCTGGATGAAGGAAAGATAAGGGAAGGCGTCCAGCGGATCAAGAGCGCAATAGAACGGGGATGAGGAAAAGCCGATGTTCAAACAGTGGGAGTTTCAAAAAAACTACTAAAGTGCAGGTTTTTCCAGCGAATGCGTATGCCAGCAGGGAAATTCCTACGATTGTGCAGGAATTTTGAGGTTGTACTGGCTGCATATGAGATTGGACGGGTAAAAAACTGTATTGTATCAGGCATATTATGCAGTGGCGGCTTCAAGATAACAAAAGATGTACAATCGCAGGTTATCTGCAAAAAGCGAGGGGGTGTCCCAAAAGCCATGCAATGGCTGCTTGGGACACCCCTTGTTTACGGTGCTACAAGATGTCAAGACAGAGATTTGAATATATTTAAGGTGTGAAAAAAAGTGCAAAGTGAAAAGTAGAGCTGTTGTAGGTGGAGGACAAGGCCCAAGCGAAGGCGCGGGAGGGGAACAAAGTTCCCTTCACTTAATCACTTGTGGATAAAAGCATGACCTCCTGGTTATACACAGCAGCCGGCGTATGGTTTTGCAGGGACTGATGAGGCAGGTAGTGATTATGCAAATGGATATATCCTCCTACACCCTGCCGGGTCTCTCTTGGACTGCCATACTCGTTGATGTAAATTTCGTTGTACTTTAGGCTGCGCCAAAAGCGCTCAATGACAATATTGTCTGTCGCTCGGCCCTTCCCGTCCATGCTGATCCGAATCTCCTTTTCCTTGAGCAGATCAATGTACTTGGGACTGGTGAAGTGGCTGCCCTGGTCGCTGTTCACGATGGACGGAACACGACGGGCCAAGGCGCGTTTCATGGTTTCCAGGACAAAGTCAATTTCCAGACTTTGATCCAGTTGCCAGTCCACAATGAAGCGCGAATACCAGTCCATGACGGCATACAGATACATCCAGCCCTGTTTCATGCGGATATAGGTAATATCGACACTCCAGACCTGATCCGGCGCTGTAATCGACAGCTTGCGCAGCAGATACGGGTAGATCCGGTGCTGTAGGTCTCGCTTACTCAGGTTAGGACCGGGGAAGATCGCCATGATCCCCATTTCCCGCATATACCGCCGTACGGTGTTGGGATGAATAGCATCCCCTTCCCGGTTCATGATGGCCGCAATCGTCCGGTAACCCATAAACGAATGGCGGGTGTAAAGCTCGTCAATCCGGTGCTTGAGGCGAATTTCCTCCGGGGAGGGAGGGACCGGCTTGTAATACAGGCTGGAACGATTCAGGCTGAGCAAGTCCGCCTGCGTTTGAATGGAAAGTTCAGCGTTCCCATACTCGACGAGGAGCAACCGTTCGGCACGGCTGAGATTATCGGCCAGATTTTTTTTTGAGCCACGACAATTGGGTGGTCAGTTTACCCACTTCGGCGTAGAGGTCTTCGATCTGCTGCTCGTATTCTTTTTTCATCTTCGTGATCCCTTTCCGGTCGTCTACAAAGAGCTGAGCCAGATTTTGAGTCGCTTCATTCTTCCAGCGATTTAACACATTAGGATGGATTCCTTCTTCCGAAGCAAGCTGCGAAATGGACTTTTCTTCTCTTAGAATCTCTAGTACAATTCGTGCTTTTTCTTCCGGCGTGAATGTTCGTCTTGATGTTGGCACAACTAAGAATCTCCTTTTTTGCTGTCTAGATTCTATGTAGCATTATAGTTGGAGTAGTATCAACTTGAGTACTCGGTATGGACGCTGCGCGAACGGATCGTTGTTCCAATCGCTGTTGTGTCCGAATTTTTTGAATCGCCGAAATGGGCGAAAGCTGGGTTTTGTAACGGGAAAGCCGGAGCAAGAATGGATAGCGGATATGAAGTGAAGCTGCGAGTATACCGAAGTGAAAACTGTGAAGATTGCCCCCTAAAGGGTGGCTGTATCAAGGCGCAAAGAAACCGGGAGATCCGGTGAGTATGGCGTACTTGCGGTACAAGGAGCAGGCCAGGAAGAAGCTGCGGAGTGAGGAAGGACGGGCTCTTTCCCCCCGGCGAATGACGGAAGTAGAAAGTGTGTTTGGGCAAATGAAGAACAACCGGGGATTCCGGCGGTTTCTGCTTCGAAGCTTGGAGAAAGTGAGCCTGGAGGTCGGATGGCTTTCGCTTGCCCACAATTTGCTTGCTGAAGAAGCATACGATGGACGCAAACGGCCAACAGGCCGGTCAAGGATGAACCCCTTAACCGGCCTGTTGGTTT includes these proteins:
- the pdxR gene encoding MocR-like pyridoxine biosynthesis transcription factor PdxR; this encodes MWITVDKHSSIPMFRQVYLSLRSRILSGELTAGLKLPSTRELASQLVVSRNIILEAYELLLAEGFIVSRSGSGTYVAEGAVMPQALSPPMSSPEASGSPFPAGSQTKAAGTGSEIISFKTGMPDLDLFPRKAWGDLLRNASRDAANSSLGYGDPAGEPRLRSVLSGYLAHTRGVTARPEQLVITSGAVQAIQLAARLLLTSGDEALVEDPTNAELKTILSSTGATVRTLPVDDSGLVTSSLPKQRPPKLIYVTPSHQFPLGGILPIQRRIELIRYARETGSWIIEDDYDSEFRYDGAPVHSLQSLAPEKVFYIGTFSKVMFPALRIGYVVLPLPFIEDFVRLKRLSDYQTPGLTQLSLAQFIEQKGLYSHIYKMKKVYRRRRDMLLESLERHFGGRFRICGRAAGLHLTAEFSFPLPENLPEFFEQEGVYAAILRGNRLVLGYGHLDEGKIREGVQRIKSAIERG
- a CDS encoding IS3 family transposase (programmed frameshift), which produces MPTSRRTFTPEEKARIVLEILREEKSISQLASEEGIHPNVLNRWKNEATQNLAQLFVDDRKGITKMKKEYEQQIEDLYAEVGKLTTQLSWLKKKNLADNLSRAERLLLVEYGNAELSIQTQADLLSLNRSSLYYKPVPPSPEEIRLKHRIDELYTRHSFMGYRTIAAIMNREGDAIHPNTVRRYMREMGIMAIFPGPNLSKRDLQHRIYPYLLRKLSITAPDQVWSVDITYIRMKQGWMYLYAVMDWYSRFIVDWQLDQSLEIDFVLETMKRALARRVPSIVNSDQGSHFTSPKYIDLLKEKEIRISMDGKGRATDNIVIERFWRSLKYNEIYINEYGSPRETRQGVGGYIHLHNHYLPHQSLQNHTPAAVYNQEVMLLSTSD
- a CDS encoding DMT family transporter, with product MKIIRKIPLAAYAELCAAAMIAGSSVVAGKASALRLPLFVSQTACLAVALLLLIPLALRTHKGTWKVGIRDMLLLLAQAFFGMFLFRVFMLYGLRFASAAEGGMMTSLTPVAVVLLSYILLGEKMTARRGGGILCSLAGIAVIQVPPLLMSGAADGPASVTGMLLLSAAVAGEAALTVLRKMLSPRISSLLGVAYVTFFAFLMFLACSVIELLQSGFPKIGAVDAGIILYYGIFVTALAYVLWFRGVAKVPTGTAAVFTGCIPVSALWLSYTILGEPISLRHLAGTALVFAGILLVSGAPERRSEPRSTAA